DNA sequence from the Bubalus bubalis isolate 160015118507 breed Murrah chromosome 24, NDDB_SH_1, whole genome shotgun sequence genome:
GGGGCCAAGGACGTGACCCAAAAAGGCCCTTTAGAGCAAAGGGAAAGGCTTGACTTTGGAGTTGGACTCAAGGCTGTTGGTGAGGCCACTTCCTCTCCTGGGAGCCCCACTTAGTCACTGATAAAGAGGGGACAGAACCCACCCCTAAAGATTCTTGGGAGGGATTTAGGTGGCAGTGTCGACAGGTGACCTCTCTTCCCCAATACGTGGtcctgttctgttttctttttagtacCTGTGATTTGCTCCTGTAAACCCCCTGAAGTCTGGAACTGTCCCTCACATTTAGCTCAGTATCCTCAACACCAACAGCAGGCCCTTGGCAAAGATTTGCTGCATGAATGAAATGCTGACCAAAGAACCATGCACACAGCAGGGTTTTTTTTCTGGCCATACATGGAGATAAGGGGAACCTCCCAGACTAAGGCTTGAACCTGccccacctgcagtggaagcacatggtcttaaccactgaactgccaaggaAACCCCAGCAAGCGTTTTTAAATGGCAGCTCTTGTCCCCCACCAAACATACAGGTTGACAGACCCTCAAGGGGCACAGAGCCAGTCCTGACTAGGTGGGTCTCAGCTCTAACTTGGAGGGGTAGTTAGACTCTCAAATGCCAGCCAGGGTTGGAATCCTAACCGGCTGCTTTGTCTATTTCCCTGGCCCCGCCCTCTCCCCAAACCACTCCCAAACTGGGAGGTTAAGGGTTAACTCAAGGAAGCCCCCCTCACCACCTGGATGGGATTGGGGCAGGCAACTTCCTGTTCCATTTTCCCGGAGTCCTTCCCCAGGTTGGCTGAAACTGACTCTGGCCCTAGGGGCCCTCAGAAAACACCCCCACGAGTGGTGAGTTGCCGAGAGGCCTGGGGTGCAGGCTGCCAAGGACAAACTTAAGGGGTTCCTTGTAGCTTGGAGAGAGAAAGGGGGCTCCAGGCCTCTGGCGGGCTGGTGGGGTAAGGCATTAGAGTCCCAGAAGAGTCTTGGGCGGACGTGGTTGGTCTGTGCTGGGAAGCCCAGTGCTGGGGAGTCCAGGGCTGGGAAGACTGGGAGGCCTGTGTCAGTGGGGGCATTTGGGAGGGTCGCGGGACTTCCTGTGACGTGGGCTTGCTATGCCCTCTGGGGAGCAGAAGGCAGGCTCCACGTTCCCCCAGGTGGACTGACCGGGCTCCTCGACTCAGCTCAGCACTAGAGGGGAGCGCAGCCAACAAAGACGAGCGAACCAGGGAGCAAGGGAAAGTTTCTGGCCAAGGACCCCCGGCTCTGGGTGCCTCCGTTGTCTGGGTGGGTCTTGTGGCTGCACCTCCACCCGGGCTGGTCTACCTTAAGCCTCTCCGCCACTCTAGGCTCCAAGTTAAGCCGGTCAAATACCGGAGGACGGCTGAAGAGCGCCACACCCTGCCTCCTGCAACCCAGCTCACCCCCCACAGATGCGCATATTCACAGAGCTTTTGTCCTGCAGACTTGGGGGCGGGAGAGACTCTCCAGGCCAACGTCCCTTGAATTCCACCTCTTTCAAACCTTTTGGTGAGACCTCACCTGAAGCTTGTGGCATCCCACGAGTTTAGGCCTGAGCGTTGGAAATTTGAATGCCCTTAGTTTTTCAGATTTGTGCTGTAATATTTGGGTTTAGACTAGGCAGATCGCACACGGTGGGAGGGTAATTGGGTCCTTTTCTGTTTCTGAGCTTTTGCACCGTAAGATCGGTGTTCTCTCCTTAAAGCAAATCTTCGCTTCCCCTGGTGTGACCATGAGCAAGTCACCCATCCTCTAGGAGCTTGGTCTTTGCACCTGTCGAACGGAGAAATTATAGTTTACTGCTTGGGATGCAGTGAGATGAAGCGACCCTAAGCAGAGAACCCATGCAGAGAAGCTCTCAGTACATGCCAGCTGTTAATACTGCATTCCTGATCACGTGTGACTGGTTCTGTATCACTTTTTTGCTCATGCTAccaaaacacaagaaaacaaaacccagttttcTTGAAAGGTAAAGCCCTCTTCTGCCCCAGACATGTTTGCATGCCTTCCTTAATAATTACAACTGCAAAGTAGATAGGTGGGTCGTGTGTATGGCATCCCAGAAGAGAGGTGTCAATGAGTGGAAGGAACCCTGTGTGCCAACATGTAGGAAAGAACGGAAGTTGAACAAGGCTCTGAGGgagaggatggaggtggggaaaGCTGGGAGATTCTGGAGTGGTTGGGGGAGACTGGAGAGTGGCAGGAAGGAGTGGGTAAgatgagggagaggaagagaagctGGGAAGATGctggagggggtggagggaggctggggctTGGGGGCTGGTCAGGTAGCCAGGACACAGGCCTGGGTCTGTTTTAGCATCACAACCCTCTCCTCTGAGCTGGGAAGTGCTAGGCTCAGTTTCCTGTGTTCTTTAACCGCAGTCAACCCCCACTCACCCCACATGAAAAGGAGGTTCAGAGATCCCTCAACCCCGAATCGAAGAGGGATTAAACTATCAAAGCTCTTGGCCAGGCCGACCTCTCCCTGACTCTATCACCAAGACTGGGTTGCCTTCTTGGAAGAATGTCTGTACCTCTGTGTCTAGGTGTCCTGGGCTGTAACAGGGTCATGACAGGATGAGCTGTTAGCCATCCTATTTGTTTGTGTTGTTTGtgtttgttgtttgtgtttttactcATTGAGAACAGCCAGCACTTAGATGTGCGCCCAGCGTGTACAGTCTGCAGGTGTGGGCACCACTCTGCTGCCTTTACCTGGTGGGAAGTGATGCAGGAGGGCTTCTGCCCAACTCTCTGCCTTGGATGTTCATGTGCGGGTAGGGGAACAGGTCTGGAAAATGCTCTTTCGCAGCCCTGAGGCTGGAGAACAGGGAGGGCAGAGAGATGTTGGAACTTGGGTTTCCATATCCATAAAGTAATCCCTGCCCGGATTGAAATATAAAAGTGACTCAGGAGTTCCAGGGTAGTCCAGTGACTTGGGATTCcatgttttcactgccaagggtgcaggttcaatccctggtcaggaagctaggttcctgcaagccacgtggctgagccaaaaaataaaataaaagtgcctCAAAGCTCTGGAACAAAAGTACAAGCTTGTTTGGAAGTGTAAGCCTCCTGGCTGGGTTgtgctgaaggactgaactgagtCCTCAGCTCCCCCTAGGTAGGTCTCCGCTAGCCCCAAAGGAAGGAACAGTCTTACAGAACCAGTGCCCCCTGTTGCCAAGTtagaagcacttttttttttattgttagctAGACTCACAGGGATGTTGTGATGGATACCTCCCAGTGGACAAAGGAAGAAtccaggatttcttttttaaaaaagcaaaaactaggaaagaaagggaaatgttTGCGTCTCCCACTCATCACCCAGCTCCCCAGGCTGCACCTACTGTACACCTCTCTGCTTTGGCCTGCCTCGGGGACACATGTGTCACAAACCTCTGAAGGCAGTCAGCTTAGTCTCTCATGTGGAAACCCACCCACCGACCCCATCTCCCTGGCTCATCCTGGCCTGTctcctgggatggaacccagggaAGGAGACTGGGACACTAGGTGGGAGGTCAGCCCTGCTCCGGTCAGCTGGGTGATCTTGGCTTTGACCCCTGAAAGCCACCTCCAGCACCAGAAAGTGAGAATCAGGACGTCTGGTTAAGGAGTGATCCCATGCATGAATTATACCCACTGCCCAcccttttatctttaaaattctcaAACTTCCAGAGAAGTTGAAAGAGCAATGCAATGAACATCCACACACCCACCTCCTGGATTCAACAATTGCTATAATTTTGCCACTTTTGCCTTGTTGATCCATAAGTATGGATGAAACCTCACGCGTCTTTACTTCCAGATCCTTAACATTTTCTAAGAATGAAGACACTTCCAACATTGGGCAAGGCTGGAATCCCATCTCAGAAGTTGGTAGTCATTTCCCTTATCACCCAGGGCTCCACCAGATTCAgatttccccaactatttccccaAAGCTTTTTTCCCAGAATAACTTTTAGCACCACCACCCCTTAAAGGTCAGGATCCAGTCAAGGTTCGCACGTTTCCTTAAATCAGCTGTTAGTCTCCTCTACAGCAATGTGCCTACAGGCACTTATTTTTTATAACAGACTTGGAAGAACTTGGACCAGGTTTCTGGGAATGTCCGGTCTTTTGGATCTGTTCGGTTGTTTACTCAATGGATCATTTGGCTAGTttgttttataatcatttttaaaatattttatttattcatttttggctgtgttgggtcttagttgcggcacatgggcttggtaGTTGCAGAGCACGAGCTTCCCTCTAGCCGTGGAGCCCGGACTTAGTCGCTgtgcggcctgtgggatcttagttcctagaccagggaagtccctgttttatAAATGTGATACGTAACATTGAGTAACTTTAAGATATacagcattttatttatatattataatatgattGTGATGTAGCAATAAGTATCATATTACATAATGTATTACAGTATGATATTATTACCTGTATTTGCTATACTGTGCATTAGATCACTATGGCTTATTTACTGCTCGTTACAACTTTGTATCTTTAAACACTATCACTCATAGCCTCTCCGCCAACTTGTTCTTATTCCCTGCAATGCCCTTTAACTGGAAGTTGGGTCTAAATGCTGTATTGAATTGCGATGGAACATTTTTAGCAAGGACTCCCCCTTCAGTGGTGCCAGGTACTCCCCGTGGTACCATATCAAGAGGCAGGGACATCCAGACTGTCCTCTATCGGGGCTCCAACTTTGGTCCCTGGGGCAAACCAAGGTGACGTTCTAAGTGCTGCAGGAAGGAATGGATAATACTGAGCAATTCGATTTCTCTGCTTTGTTTGGTAAGGCTGAGCCACCACCCGTGACCCGTTCAAGAAGAGATTCCTCTGGAGACCACACCTGCAGGCACCCCTTAACACCCCAGGTGTGGGAGCCAGGAGGGAGAGACTTGAACACGAGAGCAACCGTGGTGAGGAGTCCCCAAGGTGAAGGATGCTTGCAGAACCCAGCCCAGCTGCGGGGGAGCCGGAGCAGCTCGGAGCAGTCaagctggaggaagaggaggaggctgCCAGCCAGGAGGACCCTGGGCGGCCAGAGGCCAGGCCCCGGCCCGAGGTGGCTCACCAGCTCTTCAGGTGCTTCCAGTACCAGGAGGACATGGGGCCGAGGGCGTCCCTGAGCCGGCTCCAGGAGCTCTGTAACCACTGGCTGAGACCGGCTCTGCACACCAAGAAGCAGATCCTGGAGCTGCTGGTGCTCGAGCAGTTCCTTAGTGTGCTGCCCCCACACCTCCTGGCCCGGCTGCAGGGCCAGCAGCTCAGGGATGGTGAAGAGGTGGTACTGCTACTAGAGGGTGTCCAGAGGGAGTCTAGCAACGTGGGGCCGCTGGTAAGAGGGGCGGCCGGTGGGCTGGACAGCAGGGGGAAAGGCGGGGACTTCATCACCCTGTTAAGAAATCACTGAGCtgagactttgctggtggtccagtggttaagactccgtgcttccatggcagggggttcgatccctggttggggcactAAGGTCCCACTTGTCTTCCTCTGCCAGTTCCTTCTTGACCTCctaactccctccctccctgtctgaGCTTCATCTTTCCACCATGCCACTGCCCTTCGGGGTTAGTAGGACATGGATTACTGTCCTGTCTGTCCCCTGACATGGGTGTGTTCTGAACAGGATTTCAGTTTTAACGCTGGCAAGAATTGTCCCCGTGCAGACGTCACCTTGGAGGAACAGGGGGGCTCTTTCCAAGTCTCCAGCCACAGTCCCAAGAAGGAAGCACCTTCAGAAGGGCCTCCAGCTCTGGAGCCATCACAGGCGCTCCCGCCATCCCAATCGGGGCCCTCCAAGCCTGCTGAGATGGGGGACTGGAGACGTCCCCTGAGTTCAAGGCAGCCACTGAGCCCAGGTCCCAAGAGGACTTTGCAGGCCCCGCAAGAGAGTGGTGAGGCGCCGGGGCCCTAGGGAGaaggaggcctggggtgcagGGGGCGCTGGGGGGCCAGGtgggtgtgggcagggagggaaaGGGGGCGGCCTCCTGAGCTGGTGGGAATGGCGGAGAGTCCAGGGCCCTGGCCATGGCTGCACAACCCCGAGGCCGCATGGTGGTAGGGCTGCCTTCTCACAGCTCTCTGTCTCCCCCCAGTGCCGTCAGCCCTCCAGGGCCCCGAGCTGTGGCCGGAGGCGAGCTCGGGAGATCAGGAGCTGGCAGCAGCGCTGGTGAGCTGGGCGAGTGCCCTCACTCCAGGCCCATCTCCTGCTCTGCAATGTTCTCTGACTCTGCTTTCAGCAAACCCCTGTCTTCCTTAATTTAAACCTGGAGAGCTCTTCATCTCTCTTAGGTCCCCAAGCCCCGTTCCTCACTCACTGACAATCTCTGCCATCCCTTTGTCACAGAAGTCCCTGACCTTTGAAGACGTCCCAGCAAAGAAGGCTTGGCCTGTGCATCCTCTGGGTGAGACAGCCTTTTCCTGGGTTTATGACCACTGAAGGTTTTTTTGTATGTCCAAGATGGCCCCTGACTTTTTGGCCTCTTTGGCTAAAAATGAGCTATTTTGATGaggtgatatatatttatatagatctATATTGATATGTccatatctatatagatataattttaagGCTCTTTGCATCTAATCAtcaaccgccccccacccccaaactctgagcttttaaaataaatggtcgggaattccctggtggtccagtggtttagactccaggctttcactgccatgggccctgcttcaattcctggtcaaggaactaagattccccaaGCTATTTGacatggccaagaaaaaaaaaatgtggttatggcaaatactatatggtattacttatatgtggaatctaaaatatgacacacatCAACTGATCTATGAAATACACAGAACActcgtggttgccaagggggagggaggagtagattggaagtttgggattagcagatacaaattattacatatattaatacaatggaaAAACAATGTCCTACTCGATCTCCTGTaaaaaaacataagagaaaaggatatatatatatacatatatatataattgaatgagtttgctgtacaacagaaattaacacaacattgtaaatcaactatacttcaataaaattaattacaacagctaaaattaaataaaataagggacttctctggtggtctactGGCTACGactgcactcccaatacagggagcctgcgtcagggaactagatcccacgagGTGGCAACTATTAATACGAGTTCACGTGCTACAATGAAGATTCCGTGTGCCGAAActaagacgcagcacagccaaatatataaataaatattttaattaattaaataaaatcgGTGGTCATGGGAAGGCTTGCTAACCGATATAGGTCTCCATTTGGGAGAATGacacagtggtgatggttgcccgACATTATAAACAGGCCTAATGGACCAGAATTCTACACCTTACAACTGGTAAACTGTATGTTATTTGGGTTTTACCCCACCCTCTGCCCACCTACAAACTTTGCAGAATTCTCGGTTTCTTTCCACTTCCGGGCACTGAGGTTCTGGCGATTCCCAGAAAGCCCTCTGAAAAAGCCCGACCTGTcctgttttctgcttcttttttaggAACTGGAGGCAGAAACCTAGAAGAGGCTTTTAAGGCAGAAGAGCCGAAAGGGGTGTCCTGGCCCTCGGGTGCCTCAGCAAACTCTCAGGCAGAGAGCCCCAGGGTGGCAGAAGAGCCCCACGCCCAGTCGCTAGGATCAGGCCCTGAGACGAGCAGCCCCGGAGGAGAAATGTCCCCTCCAGGCAGGAGTGACGTTCTCAAGGTCAAAGCAGCCGAGGACGCCCCCAAGTCGGACCCGGAGTTCAAGTTCATCTGCACAGACTGCGGCATCAGCTTCCCGCAGTTGGCCCGCCTGGAGGCGCACCAGCTGCGCTCGCACCCGGGCGCGCGGTCCTTCTTGTGCCTGTGCTGCGGGAAGGCCTTCGGCCGCAGCTCTATCCTCAAGCTGCACATGCGCACGCACACAGACGAGCGGCCGCACACCTGCCACCTGTGCGGCCACCGCTTCCGCCAGAGCTCGCACCTGAACAAACACCTGCAGACGCACTCCTCCGAGCCCGCCTTCCTGTGCGCGGAATGTGGCCAGGGCTTCCAGCGCCGGGCGCGCCTCACGCAGCACCTGCTGGCGCATGCCCAGGACCAGAAGTCCCCTGGCGGCACCCCGGAGACCAAGCCCCCGGCACCCCCCGAGCTGACCGTAGTCCTGTGCTCCCATTGCGGCCAGACCTTCCAGCGCCGCTCCAGCCTCAAGCGCCACCTGCGGATCCACGCCAAGGACAAGGGCCACCAGTGCTCTGAGTGCTCGGGCAGCCTGCGCCCCGGGCCTGAGCGCCGGCCCTATGTGTGCGGCGAGTGTGGCAAGGCTTTCCGGCGCAGCGAGCACCTGGGGGCCCACTGGCGCGTGCACACGGGCGAGCGGCCCTTCTCTTGCCAGGTGTGCGGCCGCAGCTTCAGTCAGAGCTCCCAGTTGGTCTGTCACCAGCGGGTGCACACGGGTGAGAAGCCCTACGGATGCCCGCACTGCGGAAAGCGCTTCATGCGGCGGGCCGGCCTCGCCCGCCACCTCCTGACCCACGGCGGCCCGAGGCCCCACCACTGTACCCAGTGTGGCAAGAGCTTCAGCCAGACCCAGGACCTCGCCCGCCACCGGCGCAGCCACACAGGCGAGAAGCCCTGCCGCTGCAGCGAGTGCGGCGAGGGCTTCAGCCAGAGCGCCCACCTGGCGCGCCACCAGCGCATCCACACCGGGGAGAAACCCCACGTCTGTGACACCTGCGGTCACCGCTTCCGAAACAGCTCCAACCTGGCCCGCCACCGCCGCAGCCACACGGGCGAGCGGCCCTACAGCTGCGAGCAATGCGGCCGAAGCTTCCGGCGCAACGCCCACTTGCAGCGGCATCTGGCCACCCACGCCGGGGCGGGGGATGAGGCCGCATCTGGGCAGGCTGAGCCCCTCCAGGAGTGCCCGGAGTGTGGCAAGGTCTTCAGCCGCAGCTGCAACCTGCTGCAGCATATGCTGGTGCACACTGGGGCCCGGCCCTACTCGTGCACACAGTGTGGCCGCAGCTTCAGCCGCAACTCCCACCTGCTGCGCCACCTGAGAACCCACGCCCGAGAGACTCTGTACTAGCTGCTCCCGCTTCGGCGGGGCCGATCGCAGCGCATCTCCCACGGCTGCTCCCAGGCTGCCGCGCATGCGCCCTGCTCTCACCCACCCCCAGTCACCTCCCTCTGGCTCCACTGACCCCGCATGGTAATTCTTCCCTTGCACAGAAGCATCTCGTCCAGACCTCaggaatgtattttaaaatacccaAAGTAAAACAGCCTTCTGAACATGGCCcctctttatgttttttttaagtgccacctggagaaggcaatggcaccccactccagtactcttgcctggaaaatcccatggatggaggagcctggtaggctgcagtccctgaggtcgctagagtcagacatgactgagcaacttcactttcacttttcactttcatgcattggagaaggaaatggcaacccactccactgttcttgcctggagaatcccagggacaggggagcctggtgggctgccgtctatggggtcacacagagttggacacgactgaagtgacttagcagcagcagttaccctCTCCACTGGGTCTGTGGTGATGCCCtctgcttcccccaccccttcaAGAGCAGGCTGGGTGGGAGTAGATCCAAGGAGAGTTCCTCCCCCCGGAAAAggctcacacactcacacacactgtgagtgtgtgtatgtctgtcagggtgtgtgtgtgtgtgtgtgtgtgtgtgtgtgtgtgcacgtgcattgTGGGGGGAGAAGACAGCTGTTAGAGCCAACTGTGGGCAAGGCCAACCAGTCTCACCCTGGAGTGAATTCTCCTCTGGAGTCCACCACTAACCCCTGTGTTCAGTACAATACCCTCCAGCATATTTGGCTGTttaattaaaattgaataaaacttaaaatccCAGGTGTTAGATTAATACGGGAAACCTGTTCTTGTGGAAGGTTGGTAACTAATTCAAACAAAATGCTAGCAGTTAGTGGGTGATTAATTCAAACTGAAAAACTAAACCTGCCTGCAAGTAAGTTGGGTTGACTGTTGGGGGACCCCTAACCacacataggggcttccctagtagctcagctggtaaagaatctgcctgcaatgcaggagacccaggttggattcctgggtcaggaagaccccctggagaagggataggctacccactccacttgggcttccctggtggctcagttggtcaagaatccacctgcaatgcaggagacctgggtttgaccccctggaggagaatgtggcaacccactccattattcttgcctggagaatccccatggacagaggggcctggtgggctacagtccatggggtctcaaagagtcagacatgactgagtgactggacacaGCACAACCGCCCATAATCCTCTTAAAAACTGGGAGCTGGTTTCTAGGTTTGCTCCACCTTCTTCCTGCCCATCAGGCCCACGTGGTTGGCCTCTTCCTCTGGTGCACAGATTTTAAATCACATGACTTCTGGTAACAATACAGGAGGAGaaaagcagcccactccagctCCAGAGCACAATACCTTTAGCCTGTGGCTTTTCAACCACAAAAATACCAGATTTTAATTACTGCCCCTCCATCAACCAGACACATAACTGCTCCTTAGCAAATGCTTGTGGAAAGGAAGTGAACTCATCAACCAGAGCTCAAGCAGCTGAAGGAGAACCAGCCCTGAATCTGGGGAAAGTAGAGGTGATTCCTGGGCACAGCTGGGAGGGAGAGCTCTGAGCCTGGGGGACGGGGGGTGCAGCCCTTaagggtggggaggaagactGGGCTACAGAGAACCCCTGAAAACTGCTCTGTGTGTACCTCCCTGAGGCAGGAAGTCAGGGCTGGGGAGGTGAGGTAGGGACCTAGGGTAGGGGGATGTGTCCTCAGAGGTGGTGAGCCAGGCTGGCCCTCAGGCCTTGCTCCCAAGCCCCCAGTCTCTGCCTTGAGGCCCAGGTGAGGGACACCACAGGCCCAGAAGCCCATTCCCGCCCTCCTACCCTGCTTTCCCTCCTGGCCCAGATTTGGgcgccctccctccccctcccctggcaCCTGAGGCTCTGATCTTGGAAGAAAGATGAGCTTTCAAGGCCCCAGCTAGGGTACTGAAGGCCAGGAGAGAGAGGTCAGGAGAATACAAGAGGGGTCAAAGCCCCTCCTCTGAGCTCCCTGTACCCTAGGAGTGTGATGGTCCAGTCCTCCCCACCAGTCAGTCCATGGCCAGCGTTCCTGTTGTAGCCAggtgttccgggaaacaaactcactcagaaggacaatgcagatagtggagtgcagtttattacaccagggTGCCTGAggtagagtctcctcttagccaaggaccctgaccagtttttgtgaaaaccttatataccctaaatgtacatgctcaaacccacctccccaaattctctgaaactagtctgaaataaaggaaaaagaaagatacaatcaaagttaacctgtaatcatatgccttaagcctaagtagataacagtggacaattattaataggcctgtggtcatatcccaataagcataatagaattcatgattctatttggttacacagataattagggaattcttttaggcaatggagagtctaggtatgagccctggggctcttccatcgggggtggggggttttccagttggtatgtcgtttccatagatactgggcacatagctcaaagtccacagtctgacCCAAGATGGAGTCCCGCTtgcaagatggagcctgttctgtctgtttcctccttcattcccagTTACAGATTAGAGAGTCCAGTGGCTTTTGCTTGTCCACCCAGCACCAGGACCCCCACCTGGATCCATCTGACCCACCACCTCTGCCTGTAGCCATCCGACCCCCAGCCTCTCATCCACACAGACACTCCATTTGGGTCAACTGACTTTTATTAGGACATCAGCACTACAGTGACAGGCAGGCCAGACCTGGTGCAGGGAAATTCAGGCAGGGAGAGTTAGATGGGCTGGGTGGTGCCCTCCCTTAAGGGGAGGGGGTGAGGCAGGCTATGAGGATGGGTCAACGGTGAGCAGGAGGGTCAAGGGTGCATCAGAAGATGCCCTGTGAGAAGGGGAAATTGAGGCGTCTAGATGAGGCCAAGCTCCCTGGGGACCCCTTGGGGCTTCTAGACCTGGATGAGGCTCCTGAAGAGCTGCTCCAGAGAGAAGCAAAAATCATTCAACACTCTCCAGACGGCCTCAGCCGCTATGCGCAAGCCCTGTAGGCAGGCAGCCGCTATCTGCTGAAGCCACTCCAGGGCTTTCCGAAACTTCTGCTGCAGTCGCCGCAGGAGCTCTTTAAATAGCTCAAGTATCCAGTCGTACCAATTCCTTGAAGTGGAGGAGTCTAAGGGCTGGTTCCGGCCTGGGGGACTGTAGGAGCCAGAGGGCTCACAGACTCTGCGACGCAACTCTTGCAGTGTTTCACGAAGCAACGGACAGGATTCCTGCAGGGATGGGAGGCTGTTCAGGTACATGTCTGGGGCAATGTCCTGACCGAGCCGAGGCCTCCCAGCCTTTAGGAGACTCTGGGACCCAGAAGCCCATGAATGAAAACTGCCTGCCTTCCTGCCAACAGCTCCACAGACAAGAGGACTTTTCCCAAAACCTGAGCCTGGCCCCTTGGGTCCCCTCGAGAAATGAGCCCTGGTGTTTTATTGTACCTGAAGATGGAATGACCTCTGAACTCAACACGAGGCCCCGGGGCTCACAGGCAGGGGGCTGAAGGCAGGGCTCTGCTCACCGCGCACTGAGTGAGGAGGCTGATGCCCCA
Encoded proteins:
- the ZSCAN10 gene encoding zinc finger and SCAN domain-containing protein 10, with amino-acid sequence MLAEPSPAAGEPEQLGAVKLEEEEEAASQEDPGRPEARPRPEVAHQLFRCFQYQEDMGPRASLSRLQELCNHWLRPALHTKKQILELLVLEQFLSVLPPHLLARLQGQQLRDGEEVVLLLEGVQRESSNVGPLDFSFNAGKNCPRADVTLEEQGGSFQVSSHSPKKEAPSEGPPALEPSQALPPSQSGPSKPAEMGDWRRPLSSRQPLSPGPKRTLQAPQESVPSALQGPELWPEASSGDQELAAALKSLTFEDVPAKKAWPVHPLGTGGRNLEEAFKAEEPKGVSWPSGASANSQAESPRVAEEPHAQSLGSGPETSSPGGEMSPPGRSDVLKVKAAEDAPKSDPEFKFICTDCGISFPQLARLEAHQLRSHPGARSFLCLCCGKAFGRSSILKLHMRTHTDERPHTCHLCGHRFRQSSHLNKHLQTHSSEPAFLCAECGQGFQRRARLTQHLLAHAQDQKSPGGTPETKPPAPPELTVVLCSHCGQTFQRRSSLKRHLRIHAKDKGHQCSECSGSLRPGPERRPYVCGECGKAFRRSEHLGAHWRVHTGERPFSCQVCGRSFSQSSQLVCHQRVHTGEKPYGCPHCGKRFMRRAGLARHLLTHGGPRPHHCTQCGKSFSQTQDLARHRRSHTGEKPCRCSECGEGFSQSAHLARHQRIHTGEKPHVCDTCGHRFRNSSNLARHRRSHTGERPYSCEQCGRSFRRNAHLQRHLATHAGAGDEAASGQAEPLQECPECGKVFSRSCNLLQHMLVHTGARPYSCTQCGRSFSRNSHLLRHLRTHARETLY